Sequence from the Bos indicus x Bos taurus breed Angus x Brahman F1 hybrid chromosome 16, Bos_hybrid_MaternalHap_v2.0, whole genome shotgun sequence genome:
TTTTGTTATATCTGTGTTTGAGACTCCTCCACCCCCTTTAAAACTAAGCTTGCAAGCAAATGTAGTTATACAAAGCAGCCATATTGCACAAAACTATCAACTCTTCCCCCAGAATAGATTAAGAACCCACAGTCAACGGGAAGATATAATTGCTCCCCAGTTTATGAACAATTTCTCTCCTGATTTTTTCACCGAGACTGGAGCCTAAACTAAAAGCAATAATCATCTAACAGAAGTGCCTCTGGGGTAATCGGGATCAGTCCTGGGGCAGCTGAGTCCTACTGGTTTtcgtttgtacattttttttttttttaactctctgactaatggaggaggagatggagacaACAGAGggtggaaaggaggaaagaaaaaaaaatcatttgactcTGCACAATCAAAAATGTGGAGGAAGTGAAGGCGGAAGAGAGATTGTGTCTGTCAGCTTCTCATTTGATTCCCATTGGCCAAACAAAATCATATAATTTGCACTCCCTCTCATGCTTTTCTTCAAATAGTTTGGGAGTTAATGACAAACAAGTCACACGTTGGCAAGTTTGAAACTAAACACAATTTGCCTTCTCTCCCTAGCAGGGATAAACACAAAGATCAACAGAATGAAAGAACAATCCAGCTGTATTTTCAGAGCCAAGCAGAGATTAGGAGCCTTGGAGCCCTACAAGATTAGGCAGTCTAACTGCTTATTTTCCAAATGAGGTGGGAGCCTAAAGAGCTGAACCCATGGTCCAAGGTCACCAGGCAAGTTGTCTTCAGAAGCAGGATCCAAGTCCAGGCCTCCTGATTCAGAGTCCAGCTCTTCCTTtaggatttaaaaaatcatctgagTGCTGTTTTGTGTGGCTCTAAAAGGGGCCATTAGAAAGGGGCCACACCCATCTACTGGTCCCCTAAATTGGAGGACTAGACAGACAGTTGTAATTAGGTCATCCccaggctctgtgccaggcaaTGGCCTGCCTACGGGAAGCCACTGGAGACTGTCATTGAGGTGAGGCTGGACTCTGAGTCAGCCATCTGTCTGGAAGGGTTTTAGATAATTAAATATGCTCGCTGGAGGCAGTGGGGATGGATGAATAAGGCCTGATAAAGGGGCCCCCACCTGCAGCTGTGAACCGTTACCCCCATCCCTTTTGCAGGCTGGCTGAGCCCCTCTTCAGTCCTGGCAGTAATCAAGCTGACCCCATCCCTCCAGGACTAGCTTCTGCTGTCATCTTACAGAgccctcccttcccaggatgaCGAACTGCCCTGAGTCCAGTCCCTACCACCCTGACCCATGCTGACTGAGCCCATGCAGTGGGGCAGCAGACTCTCAAGTAGCCCATCACCATGGCTAAGCACTTATGCTCTGGAGCTGAAACTCGCTGGATCCAAATCCTGGATCGACCATTTTCCATTTGAGGAAACCCCTGATCTCTAGACCTCAGTTTATCTACCCATAAAGTGACTTATAGATTTAAAGCACTCAGCATGGTGCTTGGTTGGGTTAAGCAATCAATGACAGCTGTTTTTATTGCTTAGAAGTCCTCTTTATTGCCTGGCTCCTCCAACCATCAGTCTTTTTCTCCTGACCTCTTATCTCTGTGCTGGTGGAGTGACACTCAGAATTTTGTGCTTGACCACCCCTAAGCCCCAATCCACCACATGCCCACGGAGACCCCTCAGTAGAATCTCTTCTTCACAGTTACCATAGCAGCAACCAGCCAGCTGGGCTTCTTCCTCCCCAGGCCAGCCTCCCCCTGAGTCTGCCTtcaccctctcccccaacccacTCCGTGGCCTTGCCTCCACTCAGGCTGCTAACTGGCCTCACAGTGCATAGCTCCTGGGATGGGCTCTGACCGAGTACTAGTGTGAGACAGTCACACTCCACAGTGAAGACACAGGCTCAGGCCATTTCTGGGTCATTAACCATTGCAGAACCCAGTTGAATGAGAAGACTTCTCCCAAAAGATTTCAGTAAACTATTTCCCAGCAATGAAATCCATTTTAAATGCAGACAGAGAAGGACCTTGGTACTCAAAACTGAGAGGGCACATTTAATTGGGATGGCAAAAAgccatttcatttcacttctcttggCTTAAATTTCTTTGACCTCTCTCCCCCACTCATTAGCCTTAAATCAATATTTCTCAAACTGTAGTGAAGGTTCTGTTGTTTATTTTCCCCAATCTATTGGGTACCAATACTTTTTTTGTAAGATAGTCTGAATAAGTTATTACCGTACTAAAGTGCCACTTGGATGTTACAGCAAAATTGAATTGCTACAAAGTTTCATAAAGACTTTCAGTTTCTGTACTTATCTTTTGGCAAACTAGTAAATGTTTCACAAAGCCATACTAGTCCCTGGACCAAACTGAGAGCCACAGAGAAGTCCATCTGCCATGGACACCCCTCTGCCCCATCGTGAGTTTTTGTCCTGTAAAGTGGTCTGCTCAGCATCGACCCTGCCACACCCGGAGCATGCAATGGAAAGGATCCTGGTAGGATTTGCCCAGTCTCCAGTAAGCTCTCTTCCCTGAGGGTCAAGCCTCCCCCAGCGAGAGGGGTCTGTTGCTGCCTCACCAGCCGTGTGCAGCGTGCTGGCTCTTACCATTCCATTCCAGCCCTGTTGATCTCCTCCCACCAGCACTCCGTAGGCTCCCCCAGGCTCTGGGGTGTGGGCATGCAGGCGTAGTTCCACTGTCTGTCGGAACCTTCCTTCTTGTTGAAGATGCTCCTCACGGCCACCACCACCTGCCCGTGGGGACACTGGTAGCTGAAGCCCTGCCGGTTCAGATTCACCCACCCATCGTCACTGTAGTCATGGTACTGATGATAGGAGTACCCATAGTCACCATACTGTCCCCAAGCCACGGTGACCAGTGGCAGAAGCACCCACAGAAGAGTGAGGTCCATGCCGTCTGGGCTTCTGGCAAAAACTGTCACCCTATGTCTGCTGGGCTGCTGGTTTTATACAGCTGCTGCTGACATGTGGCTTCCAGATGTGGGTGAGCAGGCTCCAACTGCAGTGTGTCATCGTTTAAGCAAAACTTTTCGGCGCGGAAATATTGGCCATAAGTACATTCAGTTTGTTTTAAGGTGGAATTCTAAGAAAATGTAAGGAACATGCAAATGGAAGaaactcctagagaaggaaaaaattagtAGTTAGATTATAAAAGCAAATGGCTTCACACTCCTTAGAAACAGTGTTAGAACAAAAACAGTGTGTTTGTCCCTCCTCTCTTAGCACCTCACCTCTCTCTGCCCCTGCTTCACCCACCACTAGCAAACCCCTGTATTTATTCTTCAAACCACCAACCACCCTTCCAGGATCACACAAATATGCAGAACGAGATTTCGAAACACCAAAATAATAGGATGAAGGAGCAGAATCATTTAGATTTCTGTAAGTCTGGatgcctgctttttaaaatgtttttctttgtgtgtgtgtgtgtgtgtgtggtaagtcccttaatataaaacatactattttaaccatatttaactgtacagttcagtggcaccaagtacattcacattgctgtgtAAATCTCACCAACAACCACCttccaaatttttcactttccttaactgaaactctgttcccattaaacactaagtccCCATTTCCCCTCCCCATATCAGTCCCCACTCCCTGGTCTCTGGAAGCTAACAAGATACTTTCTGATTCTATGAATTTGTTTGCTCTAGGTATAAGTGGAGTCAAATACTGTTCCTACTGActgtatattggaatgcattttaaGGTTAATTTAATAAATGTCCTATAAACAGATTATACCTTCTTTTTgcccctgtgctacacagtaggttcttgttagttatctgttttgtatacGTCAATCCCCATCTCCCATCCTAACCCTGCTTTCAAGTTCCCAGCCCAATCCCTTTTAACCCTGAGTATAAGCatggaatgggcttcccaggtagtgttagtggtaaagaacccgcctaaggcaggagacataagaaacgcaggtttgatccctgcgtcaggaagattccctggaggacggcatggtaattcattttagtattcttgcctagagaagtccatggacagaggagcctgtagggctacagcccatagaactggagttggataggactgaatgactgagcacatgcataaGTATGGAATACCAATTTTCAAGCTACTCAGAATTTTAAAGTCACATACGGATATATTATGGGCCTCTGGAAAGATAACTTGGGCGTTATCTCTACACTTAAGCATCCTTCTGAGCTGCTGAAACTGGACCCAGCTACGCCTAGAAACTGTGCTTGGCTTTTCAATACATAATGAGTTTAATCTGAATAAAGTCACATTTTATCCTTTGGTGGTTTTCccttccatgttttctttttaatgaggtatatttgcatataataaaaGTCATCTCTTCTGTGTTCAGCATACAGTCATTCATCCAGCACCATAATCAAAACATAGAATAGTTCCATCAACCCTCAAGTTCCCTTACACCCCTTGGTAGTCAAATCCTTCCCAAAATCCAGCCACTGGTAAACACTGAACTACTTTCTGTTACtggagttttgccttttctaggatATTCCGTAGATGGAATCACACAGCATGCTATCTTTTGTCTGATTCCTTTCACTAGAAATCttttcaagatccatccatgtcatTAAATATCAGTAGTTCGTTTCTATATACTGTTGGTGTGACTGTACTACAGACTGCTTATATACTACCAGTTAAAAGAATGTAagtttatacatagtatcaatagtgtatatacatcaaccccaatctcccaattcatcccatccccctCTACCCtgccttggtatccatacatttgctCTCTacgtctgtatctctatttctgctttgtaaataaggtcatGCTGTATAGGAGAAActcatataacattgtaaagaagctatattccaataaaatttttttagaaagaatgtaagtttggagattgggattgacatacatacattaGTATGTATGAGaacctattgcatagcacaggaaattctacTCTGTGATGatgtaaatgggaaggaaatctataactgattcattgtgctttacagcagaaactaacacaacattgttaagcaactatattccaataaaattaatttttaaaaagcaaaaaaggaatATAAGTTTAATGCATGTACAGCTCACCATGTATTTTCAACTAGGTTATTATATTATCTTTCTCACAGCCTTATATAGTAGTGAGGcattattgtgattttttttttttcccacaggtAAGAAAACTGTGGTCAGGAAGTTTTTTGGTTCAAATTCCTAGAGCTGGAAGGCCATGACCCCCAGATCTTCTGAGTCCTAGTCTGTGattcctttcatcattttatcAAAACTAAAGTCTACCAATTACACTAGTACATcaacatttagaaataatttccaaataaaatatttataaggttttataatattaaaacacacactgagccttccctggtggtccagtggctaagactccatgctctcaatgcaggggacctgagttctgtccctggtcagagaacaagatcccacataccacaactaa
This genomic interval carries:
- the DPT gene encoding dermatopontin encodes the protein MDLTLLWVLLPLVTVAWGQYGDYGYSYHQYHDYSDDGWVNLNRQGFSYQCPHGQVVVAVRSIFNKKEGSDRQWNYACMPTPQSLGEPTECWWEEINRAGMEWYQTCSNNGLVAGFQSRYFESVLDREWQFYCCRYSKRCPYSCWLTTEYPGHYGEEMDMISYNYDYYMRGATTTFSAVERDRQWKFIMCRMTDYDCEFANV